The following is a genomic window from Sedimenticola thiotaurini.
TTATCTTCCTGGAGGATCTGTTCGCCCAGCACCTGGTTCACAAGACCATACTCTCGATTGCCGCCTGGATGGTATTCGGCACACTGCTGTGGGGACGCCATCGTTCGGGCTGGCGCGGCCAGAAGGCACTGAACTGGACCCTGTCCGGATTTGTAGTGCTGATGCTGGCCTATTTCGGCAGCAAATTCGTACTGGAGATACTGATCAAAGCCTGATCGAATCAGGCCCTATCCCTACCGGTCGGCAGGGGCAATGGAGATTAAACCGCTGCTGGGCGATGCCCGTGGTGAGGCTTGTAATCCCGGCGCCGATCAGCGGCGGGAGGTATCCTGGTAGGCCCGGGTAGCGACCCGCCCCCGGTTCAGCTTGCCCAGCGCCTGTCCGATCTCCTTCTGCTGTGTCCGGGCCATCTCTGTCAACTGCCGATCCAGATCCAGAATGCACTGTATCTGCGCCGCTGCGTTGACACTATCTGAAACCTGGGGATCAAGCGGAAAAGTCTGTTCAATGAGCTGCTGACGTTGTTGCTGCAGGTCGGTTACCTGCGCCCATTCACCCTGCCCGGCGAGCGCCAGCATCTCCTGACTGATTTGAACCAGCCGGTCGAGCACGCTCAGGTCGCCGCCTGACGGTTTTCTGCCTCCAATTGGGAGGGTATCACGTCCCAGGCGGATTTTACTTCCAGCAACAGGGAGGAGACCTCATCCAGAATTGCCGGATCATTCTTGGCGCTCGCCTCACCCAGGCGACGTACCATGTAGTCATAGAGATCGGCCAGATTCTGGGAGAGCTCCCCGCCGGCTTCCATATCCAGACTACTATGCAGGCCACTGATAATGGAGATGGCCCAACTGATAAAGCGTCCCTTCTCCGCCGGTTCGCTGCGCACCATGTGACCTTTCGCTGCAGCAATCTTATCCAATGCCCCTTCCATCAGCATCTGCACCAAACGATGGGGGGTGGCATCTTCAATACCGGTACTGACACTGACACTGTTGTATTGTGACAGGGCATTTTTCATTCGCGGCGTTACCATTGGGTACTCCAGATCGATTCAGCACAGTGCTGAAGCCGATATACTCTCAAATATAGACTCAATTATTATTTCCAGCGACCAGATTGGACAGCATCTCCAACTGGCCGGTCAGATAACTGCTGGTTGAGGACATGCTGGATATCAGGCTATCCAGACTGCTGAACTGTTGCAGATAGCGCGCCTCAATGTCTTCCAGACGGCTCTCCATGGACTCAACACTGCGCTCGATACTTTTTATCTGGCTGTTGCTGCCGTCAATTATACTGTCAATAGTCCCGCCTGACTGAACAAATCCTTCCAGTATGCTGTCCAGCCGCACTGCAAAGCCGTTATCTTCATCACTGAAGAAGCTGGTCACACTATCAGGCGCATCTTCCAGCGCCGTCTCAAAGGCATCACTGTCAAACTCCAGCTTGCCGGTATCAGCATTCGTGGTGACACCCAGCTGGGAGATATAGGAGTAGCTGCCGAGACCGGTCAGGCTGGTATTGAGCATACCCCGTAACTGGTTCTCGACATTTCGCAACACACTGCTGTTCGCACCACTGTCCTGCAGCGTGGACAACTGCTCTTTCAGGCTATTGTAGGCATTGACAAAGCCACTCACCGCATTTTTCGCCACCGAACTGTCCTGGGTGATCGAGACATTGGCCTGACCGGTGGCCTGCAGATCCAGCGTCAGACCGGCTATTGCATCGTCGATACTGTTGCTGGCACGGGTAATGGATACACCATCCACCGTCAGCGAGGCGTCCAGTTCACTCTCGTCGGCCAGCAGTTGGTCATTCTCATCCCGGTTCAGCATGGAGAAATTGAAGGTATTGGCATCCAGACTGCCGCCAAAAGAGAGCTGAACCCGGTTATCGTAGCCAGAGGATTCCGAGGTCAGCACCAGGGTCTGGTTGCCGTTATCACCCGTGATCAGGCCCGCCGTTGCACCTGAATTGTTCGCTTCCACATTGATCGCCGCCTGGATTTCACTCAGGGTCATGGCGGTGGAGAGATCCAGGGTAAACGTGTCGGAACCGACGGTCAGGGTCAGTTCATCACCCGCTGTACCACCAAAAGTGGCTGAATCGGCAAACTCTGCCGATCCCAGCTTGTGCTGCTGGGCCAAGCGATTGACGGTAACGTTATAGGAGGAGTTAACCGCATCGGTATCGGAAGAGGCAGTGAGCACATCGCTGTCAGACGCGCTGGCCTTGCTGGCCTGGAAGGTGTCCGCTTCCGTCAGTTTTTCCATGGCACTCTGCAGGGATGAGAGGCCGCCTTTCAGGGTGCCGTAAGCAGACAACTGGGCCTGCGCCTCGGCTTCCTTCTGGTAGAGCCGGGTCAGCGGCTGCTGCTCAACTTCCATCAACTGGGAGACGATACTCGTGACATCGAGTCCTGATCCCAGTCCGGGTGATGAGATGGCCATCTGTTTCTCCTGGTGTTGCTTGCAGAGCCCCGTCAATTTGGGCTAGATTTTCCTGTTGAGTCGGCCGTTCCGACCTGCCAGCCTGATTGCCAAACGGCAGAATCAGGCAGCTGTTTAACCATTAAAAATCCGGTGACATCCCTGACACCGGATCAGCGTCTCATGCTTTAGCTTGAAACAAAAGCGATATTCCTTCATTCCCTTTAAAGATCGCTTCACTGGTTTCCCGGAGTCGCTGCTGCATATCCAGCACTTCTTCGGATGGAATACTGCGTACCATCTCGCCCGACTCCTTGTCGATTACCTTGATAACAGTCTTGCCACTCTCCTCATCCACCGAGAACTCCAGTTTACGCTGTACTGATTGGGCAAACTGATTGAGTTGTTCAACTGCATTATCAAGCTTCTGCTCAACCGGGACCGCCATCGTCTTCTGCCCGTCTTTGGCCTCACTCCCGGTGTCCGCCTGAGCAGTTTTGTCCACTCGCTGGATACCAGAGCTCTCCAGTACCCCAGAGGTACTCTTCACAGCGCTGGTCGATTGAGCGGACAAGTTGCTCAATACATTTTGCGAGATTTCGTTAACCATGGTTATCACCTGTTTTACGAGGGGCGGGGCAAACTACGCAATGCCCCGCCCTTCGCCCAGCTTACTGGAGAAGTGACAACACGCTCTGCGGCAGCGCATTCGCCTGGGAGACCATCGCCACACCAGCCTGCTGCAGGATCTGGGAACGGGTCATCTCTGCCGTTTCTGCGGCAAAGTCAGCGTCCTGGATACGGGAGCGGGCGGCGGAGAGGTTTTCGGAAGTCACTGACAAGTTGGTGATTGTGGACTCAAAACGAACCTGCACAGCACCCAGTTCCGCACGAAGCGAAGCAACATTCTGCAGTGCAAAGTCAATGGTTGACAATGCATCGCTGGCGTTACTCCGGGTCAACACGTCCAGATCATTCAGAACCGTATCAACAGCTGCTCCCGAGGTACCCAAAGCCAAATTTCCGCCTGCAGCACCGGCGTAGTTGATGGCCTCGCCAACATCGGCCACCAGATCAATACCGGAATAGACAGTAGCGTCTCCACCAAGGACATTATTCGATGCATCATCAACAATGGTAATAGGCTGTCCATCACTGTTGGAGAAAGTGATGTCAGTACCATTAACCGCTGCGGTCACACCAGTCTGATTGGAAACCGCATTGATGGCATCAACTGCGTCAGCGATCGCCTCGTTTGCACCAAAATCAACACTAACACCATTAATGACGATCGTCGTTGCAGCGGCATTCGCGGTATATCCAAGGTCGGCACTGGTTGAGGTTGCAGCCCTGGCAGTAACACCACTATCGCTCGATACCGCGTTGATGGCATCGATAACATCCTGCTGGGTTGTTGCGCCGGTAAGGTCAACAGCTTCGCCTTCAACGGTAAGATTATTGGCGCCAACCGCAGTTGCGATATCAGCGGCAGTCATCGACGCCCCTTCCAACTGGGCTGCACCCAACTGACTACCCCGGGCATCCACACCTGAAACCGATATGGTCTGGCCCGCATTGGCGCCAACCTGGAATACCAGGGTCGACAGACTCCCGTCAAGGATATTCTGACCGTTAAACTGGGTGCTGGTAGCGATCCGATTCACTTCCTGAATCAACTGCTGCACTTCGTTGTTGATCGCTTTTCGATCCGATGCCGAGTTCGTGTCGTTGGCTGCCTGAACCGCCAGTTCGCGGATACGCTGCATGGCGTCACCGGCGGTAGAGAGGGCGCCTTCGGCCGTCTGGGCGAAAGAGATACCGTCGTTTGCGTTACGCACCGCCTGATCCAGACCGCGAATCTGGGAAGTCATACGATCAGAAATTGCCAGGCCAGCCGCATCATCCTTGGCGCTGTTGATGCGCAGACCGGATGAGAGACGCTCCATGGCGGTGGCCAGGGAGGACTGGGATTTGTTCAGATTGCGCTGTGCGGTGAGTGAGGCAATGTTGGTGTTGATGATTTGTGCCATGATCTTGCTCCTTATTCCCCTTTAGCTACCACATCGGGTGCCCTCGGGGTCAGGTTAATATTTGGCGGATATATCGGATGGTTGATCTGATATTTACCGCCTCCGGTATTTGTAACGGCCATTCGCATGATTTCTTTAAGTGAAATTTAAAAAAAACCTGTGAATACCAGTACAAAAAATATTTATTTATTATCCCATTAAAAATCAGTCAGTTGAATAGGTGCCGCGGGATGAACAGATATTAATTATACCCACATGGCCATCCCGGGTGCTTCCCCTGGGGACCCAAAGCGTGCCCACCCTACCGGGTTAGTCCGTCAAAGGTCAGTTGGTCGTGACCACTATCCCATTCAGAGCCTTCCCGGCAGGTTCCCCTTGGCATAAAAATCGACCTCACCTATCCGCTAGAGGTAGTTGAACAGGGAGAGCCCCTTTACCTTTACGTAGGCCTGTTGTGCCGCCTGCAGCGCCATCATCTGGGTCTCGAAACGGGATATGGTTTCAGTATAATCCAAATCCTGCTCATCGGAACGGTACATCTCCAGGTTCAACTTGAGATCCG
Proteins encoded in this region:
- a CDS encoding flagellar protein FliT; protein product: MLDRLVQISQEMLALAGQGEWAQVTDLQQQRQQLIEQTFPLDPQVSDSVNAAAQIQCILDLDRQLTEMARTQQKEIGQALGKLNRGRVATRAYQDTSRR
- the fliS gene encoding flagellar export chaperone FliS, giving the protein MVTPRMKNALSQYNSVSVSTGIEDATPHRLVQMLMEGALDKIAAAKGHMVRSEPAEKGRFISWAISIISGLHSSLDMEAGGELSQNLADLYDYMVRRLGEASAKNDPAILDEVSSLLLEVKSAWDVIPSQLEAENRQAAT
- the fliD gene encoding flagellar filament capping protein FliD, with product MAISSPGLGSGLDVTSIVSQLMEVEQQPLTRLYQKEAEAQAQLSAYGTLKGGLSSLQSAMEKLTEADTFQASKASASDSDVLTASSDTDAVNSSYNVTVNRLAQQHKLGSAEFADSATFGGTAGDELTLTVGSDTFTLDLSTAMTLSEIQAAINVEANNSGATAGLITGDNGNQTLVLTSESSGYDNRVQLSFGGSLDANTFNFSMLNRDENDQLLADESELDASLTVDGVSITRASNSIDDAIAGLTLDLQATGQANVSITQDSSVAKNAVSGFVNAYNSLKEQLSTLQDSGANSSVLRNVENQLRGMLNTSLTGLGSYSYISQLGVTTNADTGKLEFDSDAFETALEDAPDSVTSFFSDEDNGFAVRLDSILEGFVQSGGTIDSIIDGSNSQIKSIERSVESMESRLEDIEARYLQQFSSLDSLISSMSSTSSYLTGQLEMLSNLVAGNNN
- a CDS encoding flagellar protein FlaG, producing the protein MVNEISQNVLSNLSAQSTSAVKSTSGVLESSGIQRVDKTAQADTGSEAKDGQKTMAVPVEQKLDNAVEQLNQFAQSVQRKLEFSVDEESGKTVIKVIDKESGEMVRSIPSEEVLDMQQRLRETSEAIFKGNEGISLLFQAKA
- a CDS encoding flagellin, whose product is MAQIINTNIASLTAQRNLNKSQSSLATAMERLSSGLRINSAKDDAAGLAISDRMTSQIRGLDQAVRNANDGISFAQTAEGALSTAGDAMQRIRELAVQAANDTNSASDRKAINNEVQQLIQEVNRIATSTQFNGQNILDGSLSTLVFQVGANAGQTISVSGVDARGSQLGAAQLEGASMTAADIATAVGANNLTVEGEAVDLTGATTQQDVIDAINAVSSDSGVTARAATSTSADLGYTANAAATTIVINGVSVDFGANEAIADAVDAINAVSNQTGVTAAVNGTDITFSNSDGQPITIVDDASNNVLGGDATVYSGIDLVADVGEAINYAGAAGGNLALGTSGAAVDTVLNDLDVLTRSNASDALSTIDFALQNVASLRAELGAVQVRFESTITNLSVTSENLSAARSRIQDADFAAETAEMTRSQILQQAGVAMVSQANALPQSVLSLLQ